CCGGACACCGCCGAGTCTTACGGATGAAGCCCTGCAGGCGCTACGGAGGCACGACTGGCCCGGCAACGTCCGAGAGCTGGAGAATCTCATTCAGCGGCTGGTCGTCATCGTGGATCATGACCCCATCGAAATCACGGACCTGCCCGAGACCATGCGGTTCAGTTTGCCCAGGGAGGGGAGCGTCAACCGTACGCTCGATGAAGTGGAATTCGAACATATCAAGAATGTTCTGGTCATGACCGGGGACAACAAGAGCCGTGCTGCAGAAGTCCTTGGCATCAATCGAAAGACGCTCAGGGAAAAGCTCAAGCGAATGGAGTTGCTCAAGCATCCCGGAGATTAGCCATGCCAGTCTTGCCGGTGTGTTTCCGGCAATGGTTCCGGCGTATCCGATGAATCGGGATCAGTATGACACTTGAGGCTTGACCCGTCTCTGTGAGTGTGAGAAAGGGCGGTGCAACGTTGACCTGCTTGTCAATACGGGTATGGTTGCATTCTCGGACACTCAACAAGGCGTACCATGTCTTTCATCAGGGAACATTTCATTAACGGGCACGTGCGGCACGGCCTTAAGGTCGGGCTGGCCAGTGTACTGGCGTATTATTTGTCCGGGTTTGTGGGGCTTCCCTACGCTTATTGGGCGGTCATCACCACCGTTATCGTCATGCAGATGCACGTGGCGGACTCAATCAATATGTGCCTGTATCGCTTTACCGGCACGGCCATTGGCGCGGTCATAGGCATACTGCTCATTCTGATCTTTCCGCCCACGCCCGGCGCCACCATGCTCGGCCTTTTTGTCGGAGCCGGAGTTTGCGCCTATCTGACACGCTACAATGAGCGATTCCGCATGGCGGCCATCACTGTGGCCATCGTGTTTCTGACCAGTCTGGACGCGGAGAATCGTATCGAGTTCACCCTGTTCAGGGTGGTGGAGATCGGTGTTGGCGTACTCTGCGCGTTCGTCGTCTCGGTTGTTGTCTTGCCGAGTCGCGCCGGGGCGGTTCTGCGCGGGAAGCTGAGGGATCAGTATGAGGAACTGGCCACTCACTATACCATACTCATGGACAACTTTCTCAAGCGGCAAAAAAAGACGGACCCGGACCTGTTTTTTGATCTGGCGGTAGAGGCCCAGAAGAATCGTGAGATGTTTCATAAGGTGTTTGTCACGGAAAGTCGTTTCTTCAGGGACGACGTGAGGTTGCTCTCCCTGCAGGTGACCGTGCTTCAGTCCGTGCTCGAGCGGCTTCAATCCATGCCCATCCTGTTGAACGACGTGGAGGGTGATGGGTTTGACATTATCATGGCCCCTGAGCTTACCAGATTGGCCAAGGCCACTTCCGAGGCCTTGCGGGCCATTGGTCAGGGTGTTCCGCACGACACCCACGAGCTGGCTGCGGCTGTGGACGTCATTGAAAACCGTTTCATCGAGCTGCGAAGCCAGGGGGTGACCGGACGTTTCTCTGCCCGCCGTCTTTTTCAGGTGCTCAGTTTTATCAACACCTCCCAACACCTTGGCGAATACGTTCTCGGCGTGCTCAACAAACCGGAGATGGCCCAATTGAAATAGGTGGATTGAGCTTTGGTGCACAGAGGATTCACGGTGAATTGCCGCGAATCCTTTTTTTTGTTCATGGTGTTTGATTATGAAATTAAGAAATGACTCAATTGTTCCTTTATTTTTATTGGATGAATAAAGATTTACCCTAATCAGGTTGACATGAAGCCATGCCCGTAAGAAATAGGAGGGTGAGGGAAGGGCTGTTGGGCAAGTTGAGAGTCATATTTTTTTAATCGAGTGGAGGAGAAATTCGATGGTTCATTCTCGTTTCAGACTATTCCTGCTGTTATTTCTTTTCAGCACAGTGTTGTTGGTCGGCTCGGTCG
This sequence is a window from Pseudodesulfovibrio sp. S3. Protein-coding genes within it:
- a CDS encoding FUSC family protein, producing MSFIREHFINGHVRHGLKVGLASVLAYYLSGFVGLPYAYWAVITTVIVMQMHVADSINMCLYRFTGTAIGAVIGILLILIFPPTPGATMLGLFVGAGVCAYLTRYNERFRMAAITVAIVFLTSLDAENRIEFTLFRVVEIGVGVLCAFVVSVVVLPSRAGAVLRGKLRDQYEELATHYTILMDNFLKRQKKTDPDLFFDLAVEAQKNREMFHKVFVTESRFFRDDVRLLSLQVTVLQSVLERLQSMPILLNDVEGDGFDIIMAPELTRLAKATSEALRAIGQGVPHDTHELAAAVDVIENRFIELRSQGVTGRFSARRLFQVLSFINTSQHLGEYVLGVLNKPEMAQLK